One genomic window of Sebastes umbrosus isolate fSebUmb1 chromosome 15, fSebUmb1.pri, whole genome shotgun sequence includes the following:
- the clic1 gene encoding chloride intracellular channel protein 1 yields the protein MSDTNPPKVELFVKAGSDGQSIGNCPFSQRLFMMLWLKGVTFDVTTVDMKRKPDILKDLAPGAQPPFLLYGSEVKTDTIGIEEFLEEHLCPPKYPRLAARNPESNTAGMDVFSKFSAYVKNSNPQQNENLEKGLLKALKKLDDFLGSPLPDEIDENSTDELTSSTRPFLDGQELTLADCNLLPKLHIGKVVCLKYRNFNIPQSLTNLWRYLNAAYAREEFSSTCPVDEEVHIAYSCVAKALK from the exons ATGAGCGACACGAATCCGCCCAAAGTTGAGCTCTTTGTGAAG GCAGGGAGCGATGGTCAGAGCATCGGCAACTGTCCCTTCTCCCAGCGTCTCTTCATGATGCTGTGGCTGAAAGGAGTCACCTTCGATGTCACCACGGTGGATATGAAGAG GAAGCCAGACATCTTGAAGGACCTGGCTCCGGGTGCCCAGCCTCCCTTCCTGTTGTACGGCAGCGAGGTGAAAACGGACACCATAGGAATCGAGGAGTTCCTGGAGGAACATCTCTGCCCTCCGAA ATATCCCCGTCTGGCCGCTCGTAACCCAGAGTCAAACACAGCAGGCATGGATGTTTTCTCCAAATTCTCTGCTTACGTCAAGAACTCGAACCCTCAGCAAAACGAAA ATCTAGAGAAAGGCCTGCTGAAGGCTCTGAAGAAGCTGGACGACTTTCTTGGCTCCCCACTTCCTGACGAGATCGACGAGAATAGCACCGATGAGCTCACTTCCTCGACCCGCCCCTTCCTGGACGGCCAAGAGCTTACTCTGGCCGACTGCAACTTGCTGCCTAAGCTCCACATCGGGAAG GTGGTGTGTTTAAAATACCGTAACTTCAACATCCCTCAGTCTCTGACGAACCTCTGGAGGTACCTGAACGCAGCGTACGCCAGGGAGGAGTTTTCCTCCACCTGCCCGGTCGACGAAGAGGTCCACATCGCCTACTCCTGCGTAGCTAAAGCTCTCAAGTAG
- the LOC119502729 gene encoding sperm acrosome membrane-associated protein 4-like — MNNFWKAVTVLCAFIAAAQSLTCRRCPVGIFGTCLFGTDVQCNNATESCFTGEAQFNATGSLTLHIRGCLDTDLCERTLTGDILGAGYTSSFTCCRTNLCNGATSVQLSLTVALCAAILSSLWGFWEL; from the exons ATGAATAACTTTTGGAAAGCAGTGACCGTCCTGTGTGCCTTCATCGCCGCAG CACAATCCCTGACCTGTCGTCGCTGCCCTGTTGGTATATTTGGGACGTGTCTTTTCGGAACTGACGTCCAGTGTAATAATGCGACTGAGAGCTGCTTCACCGGAGAAGCAC AGTTCAATGCGACAGGGTCGCTGACCCTGCACATCCGTGGCTGCCTGGACACAGACCTGTGTGAGAGGACGCTGACCGGCGACATCCTGGGTGCCGGTTACACCAGCAGCTTCACGTGTTGCAGAACAAACCTGTGCAACGGAGCCACTTCAGTCCAGCTCTCTCTGACTGTGGCCCTCTGCGCTGccatcctgtcctctctctgggGCTTTtgggagttgtag
- the LOC119502734 gene encoding protein Bouncer-like, producing MNRFLWSCAALLTLFITVEALSCYTCDGEILGYCLCSAAVNCTEDQDRCFVAVAKFSSHVSDIHERGCTDQSGCEGSNGTILTVNYTITRTCCNSSLCNGAASIQLPLTAALAAALVAVWSQWGL from the exons ATGAACAGATTTCTGTGGAGCTGTGCTGCATTATTGACTCTGTTTATTACAG TTGAGGCCCTCTCCTGTTACACCTGTGACGGGGAGATCCTCGGCTACTGCCTCTGTTCGGCTGCTGTAAACTGCACCGAAGATCAGGATAGATGCTTCGTCGCAGTTGCCA AGTTTAGTTCCCACGTGTCGGATATCCATGAACGAGGCTGCACAGATCAATCCGGCTGTGAAGGCAGTAATGGGACCATCCTGACGGTGAACTACACCATCACCAGGACCTGCTGCAACAGCAGCCTGTGTAACGGAGCCGCCTCCATCCAGCTGCCTCTCACTGCAGCTCTGGCTGCTGCTCTGGTGGCAGTTTGGAGCCAGTGGGGCCTTTAA
- the LOC119502733 gene encoding alpha-elapitoxin-Oh2b-like, producing MARIVIAIIAVVASFMLAESLTCNKCSYGLLGYCLSSSEESCTTNTSVCFTGKATFPAISSAGFNTQGCREPAGCNATTNGTLVGLAFETKIDCCSTDNCNPVVISGAPSTKMTFTAAIGVAVLASMWGSIL from the exons ATGGCAAGAATCGTAATTGCAATCATCGCAGTTGTTGCATCTTTCATGCTGG CGGAGTCCCTAACCTGCAACAAATGCAGCTACGGTCTGCTCGGCTACTGCCTCAGCAGCTCTGAAGAGTCCTGCACGACCAACACCAGCGTCTGCTTTACTGGAAAAGCAA CTTTCCCAGCAATAAGCTCTGCTGGTTTCAACACCCAGGGGTGCCGCGAGCCCGCCGGCTGCAACGCCACCACCAACGGCACCCTGGTAGGTTTGGCGTTTGAGACCAAGATCGACTGTTGCTCAACAGACAATTGCAACCCCGTCGTGATCAGCGGCGCCCCATCCACCAAGATGACCTTCACCGCCGCCATCGGTGTAGCCGTCCTGGCCTCCATGTGGGGAAGCATTCTGTAA
- the spaca4l gene encoding protein Bouncer, protein MNRIILQLVAVGFCFAVVQTLQCYKCIIGIGDVCITSKTDCAVGEQCFSGEGKAANVISIKMKGCLEVAKCNKTEQTTIPGTSSNATVYTITKTCCDTPLCNVAPGLPGTSALSLALATVTALFAANVLV, encoded by the exons ATGAACAGAATTATTCTCCAGCTTGTTGCTGTTGGATTCTGCTTTGCAGTGG TTCAAACTCTGCAGTGCTACAAATGCATAATTGGCATCGGGGACGTGTGCATAACGAGTAAGACCGATTGTGCAGTGGGAGAACAGTGCTTCAGTGGTGAAGGCAAAGCAG CCAACGTCATCAGTATCAAGATGAAGGGCTGTCTAGAGGTGGCCAAGTGCAACAAAACTGAACAAACGACCATCCCCGGCACCAGCTCCAACGCCACCGTCTACACCATTACCAAGACTTGCTGCGACACCCCGCTGTGCAACGTCGCGCCCGGCCTGCCCGGGACCTCCGCGCTGAGCCTGGCTCTCGCCACCGTCACTGCTCTGTTTGCGGCCAACGTCCTGGTTTGA